Sequence from the Amycolatopsis sp. NBC_00345 genome:
GACCGCGCAGGTGATCTCCTACGAGATCGCGATGGGCCTCTCGATCGTCGCGGTGATCCTCTACTCGGGCACGCTGTCCACGTCCGGGATCGTCGACGCGCAGGCCCACGGCTGGTACTTCTACATGCTCATCCCGAGCTTCGTGATCTACCTGATCTCGATGGTCGGCGAGACCAACCGCGCGCCGTTCGACCTCGCCGAGGCCGAGTCGGAGCTGGTCGGCGGCTTCCACACCGAGTACAGCTCGATGAAGTTCGCGATGTTCTTCCTCGCCGAGTACGTCAACATGGTGATCGTCTCGGCGTTCTGCACCACGCTGTTCCTCGGCGGCTGGCGCTTCCCGTTCGTCGGTGAAGACTCGGCGCTGAACCAGAACTGGTGGCCGATGCTCTGGTTCTTCGCGAAGACCTTCGTCCTCCTGTTCTGCTTCATCTGGCTGCGCGGCACGCTCCCGCGCATGCGCTACGACCAGTTCATGCGCCTGGGCTGGAAGGTGCTGGTGCCGGTCAACCTGGTCTGGATCGTCGTGGTGGTCGCCATCAAGACCGTCCAGTGGAGCTGGCCGCAGATCCTCGTCGGGGTCGGCATCGTCCTGGTCGTGCTGGTGCTGCTGAGCCTGGCGCTGCCGGAGAAGAAGGTGCCGAACGACGACTACGTGCCGATCACCGGCGGCGGGCACCCGCTGCCGCCGCTGGACCTGAAGGTCCCCGAGAGCACTCCGCGCCAGAAGGCGCTGGCCAAGGCGGAGGCGAGGGCCGCACGACGGGCCCCGGCCGCCGTCGGCACCGCAGCACAGGAAGGGGCAGAAGATGGCCGCGACTGACTTCCTCAATCCCATCAAGGGTTTCGGCGTCACCTTCGCGATGATGTTCAAGAAGGTCGCCACCGAGGAGTACCCGGAGGCCGGTGCCCCGGCCGCGCCGCGGTACCACGGACGCCACCAGCTCAACCGGCACCCGGACGGGCTGGAGAAGTGCGTCGGCTGCGAGCTGTGCGCCTGGGCGTGCCCGGCCGACGCGATCTT
This genomic interval carries:
- the nuoH gene encoding NADH-quinone oxidoreductase subunit NuoH, with amino-acid sequence MPDAAERARLLADDPWWLILIKAVVILLIGPILTIFLIVWERKAVGRMQNRPGPNRVGPNGYLQSLADAIKLPFKEQIIPDTADRKVYFLAPVLAAVPALIALAAIPFGPVVSIFGEQTTLQLVDLPVGVLVILACSSIGVYGIVLAGWASGSPYPLLGALRSTAQVISYEIAMGLSIVAVILYSGTLSTSGIVDAQAHGWYFYMLIPSFVIYLISMVGETNRAPFDLAEAESELVGGFHTEYSSMKFAMFFLAEYVNMVIVSAFCTTLFLGGWRFPFVGEDSALNQNWWPMLWFFAKTFVLLFCFIWLRGTLPRMRYDQFMRLGWKVLVPVNLVWIVVVVAIKTVQWSWPQILVGVGIVLVVLVLLSLALPEKKVPNDDYVPITGGGHPLPPLDLKVPESTPRQKALAKAEARAARRAPAAVGTAAQEGAEDGRD